A DNA window from Ornithobacterium rhinotracheale DSM 15997 contains the following coding sequences:
- the accB gene encoding acetyl-CoA carboxylase biotin carboxyl carrier protein: MDKKEIRELITFVSESGVSEVKLKTDKFEIEIKNPQQAPVQYQVASPAPAPVATPAPAPQAAAPQVAAPAPASEEADNYLTIKSPMIGTFYRKPSPDKDVFVNVGDTVKAGDVVCVIEAMKLFNEIESEIQGKIVKVLAEDSTPVEYDQPLFLVDPNA, encoded by the coding sequence ATGGACAAGAAAGAAATAAGAGAATTAATCACTTTTGTATCCGAGTCTGGCGTGTCTGAAGTAAAACTTAAGACCGATAAATTCGAGATCGAAATCAAAAATCCACAACAAGCGCCTGTTCAATATCAAGTGGCAAGCCCTGCTCCAGCACCTGTTGCTACGCCAGCTCCTGCGCCACAAGCGGCAGCTCCACAAGTAGCTGCACCAGCTCCGGCATCAGAAGAAGCGGATAATTATTTAACTATAAAATCTCCAATGATTGGAACATTCTACCGCAAGCCAAGTCCAGACAAAGATGTGTTTGTGAATGTGGGAGATACCGTAAAAGCTGGAGATGTAGTTTGTGTGATAGAGGCGATGAAACTCTTCAACGAAATAGAATCTGAAATTCAAGGAAAAATCGTAAAAGTTTTGGCAGAAGACTCTACGCCAGTAGAATATGATCAGCCATTATTTTTAGTAGATCCAAACGCTTAA
- the accC gene encoding acetyl-CoA carboxylase biotin carboxylase subunit, protein MFNKILIANRGEIAMRIIRTCKEMGIKTVAVYSTADADSLAVRFADEAVCIGPPNSKDSYLNIPNIIAAAEITNADAIHPGYGFLSENAHFSRTCQKHGFKFIGALPEHIERMGDKATAKSTMIEAGVPVVPGSEGILESVEEARATAEKIGYPVMLKATAGGGGKGMRAVFDETELEKAYESAVMEATAAFGNGGMYMEKLILEPRHIEIQIAGDQYGKACHLSERDCSVQRRHQKLVEETPSPFMTPELREKMGEAAVKAAEYIGYEGVGTVEFLVDKDKNFYFMEMNTRIQVEHPITEQVVDFDLVKEQILLAAGERISGKNYLPKMHSIECRINAEDPYKGFRPIPGKIKHLNIPGGNGVRIDTHIYAGYQIPPNYDSMVAKLITTARTREEAIAKMSRALEEFYIDGIKTTIPFHRQLMDNPQFREGNYTTKFMEDFQMDEKYANED, encoded by the coding sequence ATGTTTAATAAAATATTAATTGCAAATCGTGGCGAGATTGCGATGCGTATCATTAGAACTTGCAAGGAAATGGGAATTAAAACCGTTGCCGTGTATTCTACCGCAGATGCCGACAGCTTAGCCGTGCGATTTGCCGATGAGGCGGTATGTATAGGGCCGCCCAATTCAAAAGATTCATATCTAAATATTCCAAATATTATCGCAGCGGCAGAAATCACTAATGCCGATGCCATTCACCCAGGATATGGATTCTTGTCAGAAAACGCACATTTCTCAAGAACTTGCCAGAAACATGGTTTTAAATTCATAGGTGCATTGCCAGAGCATATCGAGCGAATGGGAGATAAGGCTACTGCAAAATCTACAATGATAGAGGCAGGAGTTCCCGTAGTGCCGGGTTCAGAAGGGATTTTGGAGTCTGTAGAGGAGGCAAGAGCCACTGCAGAGAAAATTGGCTATCCCGTAATGTTGAAAGCCACTGCAGGTGGGGGAGGAAAAGGGATGCGTGCCGTTTTTGATGAAACAGAATTAGAGAAAGCCTATGAATCTGCCGTGATGGAAGCTACTGCAGCTTTTGGAAATGGCGGAATGTATATGGAAAAACTCATTTTAGAGCCACGCCATATCGAAATTCAAATTGCAGGCGACCAGTATGGGAAAGCTTGCCATTTGTCGGAAAGAGACTGTTCTGTTCAGCGTCGTCACCAGAAATTGGTAGAAGAAACACCGTCTCCTTTCATGACGCCCGAGTTAAGAGAAAAAATGGGAGAAGCTGCTGTGAAAGCTGCTGAGTATATTGGATATGAGGGTGTGGGAACTGTGGAGTTCTTGGTAGACAAGGATAAAAATTTCTACTTTATGGAAATGAATACGCGTATCCAAGTAGAGCATCCAATTACTGAGCAAGTTGTTGATTTTGATTTGGTTAAAGAGCAAATTCTTTTGGCTGCAGGTGAGCGTATTTCTGGTAAGAACTATTTGCCAAAAATGCACAGTATCGAGTGCCGTATCAATGCCGAGGATCCGTATAAAGGATTTAGACCGATTCCTGGGAAAATTAAGCATTTAAATATTCCTGGAGGAAATGGAGTGCGCATCGATACACACATTTATGCAGGTTACCAAATTCCACCAAATTACGATTCTATGGTGGCTAAATTAATTACCACTGCACGCACTCGCGAAGAGGCAATTGCCAAAATGAGCAGAGCCCTAGAAGAGTTTTATATTGATGGAATAAAAACCACTATTCCGTTCCATAGACAATTGATGGACAACCCGCAGTTCCGTGAGGGAAATTATACCACCAAGTTTATGGAAGATTTCCAAATGGATGAAAAATATGCAAACGAAGATTAA